One window of Nymphaea colorata isolate Beijing-Zhang1983 chromosome 11, ASM883128v2, whole genome shotgun sequence genomic DNA carries:
- the LOC116263731 gene encoding polygalacturonase At1g48100, producing the protein MVAVSVRSFRLLLLFSSLLLLSSFHGCAAYRSHRWKHKKPSPATSLGKKKGKSGSNGSGKKHGSPVAPAPEHSPPPAGSPPRDSGVIFDVIDFGAKGDGVTDDTKAFEEAWAAACKVEASTVAVPSDFEFVVGPISFSGPYCEPNIVFQLDGTILAPASSKPWGSGLLWWIEFTKLRGLTIRGQGVVDGRGAAWWGGAESYDPIINEMLKVGMPSIKPTALRFYGSTNVTVTGITIRNSPQCHLKFDSCMTVSVYNMTVSSPGNSPNTDGIHLQNSVDVVVHHSNLACGDDCVSIQTGCSNIRIHDINCGPGHGISIGGLGRDNTKACVSNITVRDVVMQSTMTAVRIKTWQGGSGSVQDVLFSNIQVSEVQFPIVIDQFYCDRSSCRNQTSAVALAGITYERIRGTYTVKPVHFACSDEVPCTDVILNRISLEPIQESYHMYQPYCWQVFGDLQTPTEPPIDCLMVGKPAKAHTQSDRDAC; encoded by the exons ATGGTGGCCGTTTCGGTTAGGAGCTTCCGtttgcttctcctcttctcgtcccttcttcttctgtcGAGCTTCCATGGCTGCGCCGCCTACAGAAGCCACCGCTGGAAGCACAAGAAGCCCTCCCCTGCCACCTCattggggaagaagaagggcaAGAGCGGCAGCAATGGCAGCGGCAAGAAACACGGCTCCCCCGTCGCTCCGGCGCCTGAACACTCTCCCCCACCTGCCGGCTCTCCCCCACGCGACTCCGGCGTCATTTTCGACGTCATTGACTTCGGAGCTAAAGGTGACGGCGTGACGGATGACACTAAG GCATTTGAGGAAGCATGGGCTGCCGCGTGCAAGGTGGAGGCGTCGACGGTGGCGGTGCCGTCGGACTTCGAGTTCGTCGTCGGGCCGATCTCATTTTCCGGCCCATATTGCGAGCCCAATATCGTTTTCCAG CTGGACGGCACGATCCTCGCGCCGGCGAGCTCGAAGCCGTGGGGCTCAGGGCTGTTGTGGTGGATCGAGTTCACCAAGCTCAGAGGGCTAACCATTCGAGGTCAGGGCGTCGTCGACGGCCGCGGAGCCGCCTGGTGGGGCGGAGCTGAGTCATATGATCCG ATAATCAATGAGATGCTGAAAGTGGGAATGCCAAGCATCAAACCAACG GCTTTGCGGTTCTATGGAAGTACCAATGTCACCGTCACCGGCATAACGATCCGAAACAGCCCCCAGTGCCACCTGAAGTTCGACAGCTGCATGACGGTATCAGTCTACAACATGACAGTTTCATCCCCTGGGAATAGCCCAAACACAGATGGAATCCACTTGCAGAACTCTGTGGATGTAGTAGTGCACCACTCAAACTTGGCCTGCG GAGACGATTGTGTATCCATACAAACTGGCTGCTCGAACATCCGCATACATGATATCAACTGCGGGCCTGGGCATGGAATCAGCATCGGCGGGCTCGGCCGAGACAACaccaaggcttgtgtctcaaaCATAACGGTGCGAGATGTAGTGATGCAAAGCACAATGACAGCAGTCAGAATTAAAACTTGGCAG GGAGGCTCCGGCTCTGTTCAAGATGTACTCTTCTCAAATATCCAGGTTTCTGAGGTGCAGTTCCCCATCGTGATTGATCAATTCTATTGTGACCGGAGCTCGTGCAGGAACCAGACGTCGGCAGTAGCATTGGCCGGCATAACTTACGAGAGAATAAGAGGCACTTACACCGTTAAACCGGTGCATTTTGCTTGCAGTGATGAAGTTCCGTGCACAGATGTCATCTTGAACCGAATTTCACTCGAACCGATTCAGGAATCATACCACATGTATCAGCCATACTGTTGGCAAGTTTTTGGAGATCTCCAAACTCCCACAGAGCCGCCGATAGATTGTCTGATGGTTGGAAAACCTGCCAAGGCTCATACGCAGTCGGATCGAGATGCATGCTGA
- the LOC116264878 gene encoding peptide deformylase 1B, chloroplastic — translation MAYTGCVLSRPLYYALKPLFVSGTGKFCRGFSTLHHFSSMRPLTSSCLSKASPPRVVLALALARQSFSSKEEPIASPADLQFESPLKIVEYPDPLLRKANKRINTFDDNLKKLVDEMFDIMYKTDGIGLSAPQVGLNIQLMVFNPAGERGVGEELVLINPRVYKYSKKIVPFNEGCLSFPGIYADVERPAAIKVDAQDITGAKFSISLKGLPARIFQHEFDHLQGILFFERMSQEVLDSIRQSLQDLEKKYESTTGLPSPEMIENVKGIKVAAGFS, via the exons ATGGCTTACACGGGGTGCGTACTGAGCAGACCTTTGTATTATGCCTTAAAGCCCCTCTTTGTCTCGGGGACTGGCAAGTTCTGCAGAGGATTCAGCACTCTTCATCATTTCAGCAGCATGCGACCATTAACGTCCTCCTGCCTATCTAAGGCCTCACCTCCCAGAGTCGTTCTTGCTCTCGCTCTAGCTAGACAGAGTTTCTCCTCCAAGGAAGAGCCAATTGCATCAC CTGCCGATTTGCAGTTTGAATCACCCCTCAAGATTGTTGAGTATCCGGATCCATTACTAAGAAAGGCTAACAAACGCATTAATACATTTGATGATAATCTGAAAAAGCTGGTTGATGAGATGTTTGATATCATGTACAA gACTGACGGGATTGGGTTATCAGCGCCCCAAGTAGGCCTCAATATCCAACTTATGGTGTTCAATCCTGCTGGTGAGCGGGGTGTTGGGGAGGAGCTTGTCCTTATCAACCCTAGAGTTTACAAATATTCAAAGAAGATAGTTCCTTTCAATGAGGGTTGCCTATCTTTCCCTGGAATTTATGCAGATGTCGAG AGGCCAGCTGCAATAAAAGTTGATGCTCAGGACATAACTGgtgccaaattttcaattagtttAAAAGGACTTCCAGCAAGGATATTCCAACATGAGTTTGACCATTTGCAG GgaattcttttttttgaaagaatgaGCCAGGAAGTGCTTGACAGTATTCGACAGTCATTGCAG GATCTGGAGAAGAAATATGAAAGTACAACGGGTTTGCCAAGCCCTGAGATGATTGAGAATGTTAAAGGAATAAAGGTTGCTGCTGGTTTTTCATGA
- the LOC116264695 gene encoding 25.3 kDa vesicle transport protein, with protein sequence MVKLTMLARVTDGLPLAEGLDDGRDVNNVELYKQQAKSLFKNLSNSQHDPSRMSIETGPYVFHYIIEGRVCYLTMCDRSYPKKLAFQYLEDLKNEFEKVNGSQIETAARPYAFIKFDAFIQKTRKLYLDTRTQRNLAKLNDELYEVHQIMTRNVQEVLGVGEKLDQVSQMSSRLTSESRIYAEKAKDLNRQALIRKWAPVAVVLGVVFFLLWVRNKLW encoded by the exons ATGGTCAAATTAACAATGTTGGCTCGTGTTACCGATGGTTTACCATTGGCTGAGGGATTGGATGATGGTCGCGATGTGAATAATGTGGAACTTTATAAGCAGCAGGCAAAGTCTTTGTTCAAGAATCTGTCAAATAGCCAGCATGATCCTTCACGGATGTCCATTGAGACTGGTCCCTATGTTTTCCA CTATATAATTGAGGGTCGTGTTTGCTATCTGACAATGTGTGATCGTTCTTATCCAAAGAAGCTTGCTTTTCAATACCTTGAAGACCTCAAAAACGAATTTGAGAAAGTTAATGGCAGTCAGATAGAAACTGCTGCCAGACCATATGCTTTTATTAAATTTG ATGCATTCATTCAAAAGACAAGGAAACTGTACTTGGACACCCGTACTCAGCGGAACCTTGCAAAGTTGAACGATGAGCTGTATGAAGTGCACCAGATAATGACTCGCAATGTCCAAGAAGTTCTTGGGGTTGGAGAGAAGCTAGATC AGGTCAGCCAGATGTCCAGCAGATTGACATCTGAATCTCGTATTTATGCTGAAAAGGCCAAAGACTTGAATCGGCAG GCTTTGATCCGCAAGTGGGCTCCTGTTGCTGTTGTGCTAGGAGTagtcttctttcttctttgggtgCGGAACAAATTATGGTGA